In the Arenicella chitinivorans genome, TCCAGGTGGTGCGCCGCACCGCTAACGACCACAGGTGATCCTTTGACGGTGGTGGCATCAACTTGAATCCGTGAAGACTGCCCCATGTCCTGACCTTGTAAAATCTCGATCTGTGATGCATCAGTTTGATCGGTGTCGCGTAGATAGCCCATAAAGGCTGCCGCTGCAGCACCGGTGGCCGGGTCTTCCAGTACCCCGCCCGAGGCAAATGCGTTGCGCGCGTAAAATCGTGTCGCGGAATCCTGTACGACAAACATCACGGTCACCAGTCCGTTATCCAGCATGAACTCACGACCCGCCTCCAGATCGTAGTCCATTTTCGACAAACTAGTTCGATCTTGCAATGCGAATACCTGATGATCTGCCCCAGCGAAAATGTGTGCGGGTTTAATGCGCGAATCAAGCTCGTTCGTGGTGTAGCCAAATAGGGCCAGCGTGTCGGTGATCTGTCGT is a window encoding:
- a CDS encoding PhzF family phenazine biosynthesis protein, with the protein product MQPHRISAFSINQQGGNPAGVVIQEALPNTESMQALATELGYSETVFAAPIPQADTWRVRYFSPENEVPFCGHATIALGVALAERLGAGSYPLVLNEGQIEVSGREDNGILSAALSSPATRSKTLSARQITDTLALFGYTTNELDSRIKPAHIFAGADHQVFALQDRTSLSKMDYDLEAGREFMLDNGLVTVMFVVQDSATRFYARNAFASGGVLEDPATGAAAAAFMGYLRDTDQTDASQIEILQGQDMGQSSRIQVDATTVKGSPVVVSGAAHHLD